The Ursus arctos isolate Adak ecotype North America unplaced genomic scaffold, UrsArc2.0 scaffold_18, whole genome shotgun sequence genomic sequence ATAAAGTAACTTCATATGTTACTTTCTGAGATGAAGATGTCTGTTCTGGCAATTAAGGATGATCTGTCTTTTGATATGCTTATTTATGTGGATGTttatgtataaacacacataccTTACGCGGATGCACTTAGATTAGGACGTTAGCGTATTTTTTGAATAGCTGGTAATAATTCAGATTGATATATGCTCCAGCGAGACTGAAGCATCACTTATATATGTTCAGCTAGAaacacttggcttttttttttttcccaaggtaAAGTCAAAATAATTAgagcaagcaagaaaaagaattgaACTAGAAGTGGGTAACATTTTTCCCCCTAGTtaataaaagaagtaataaacTCCATAAAGTACTAGAGTTAAGATCACTAACACTTCAGGCATAACGGCTTTTTACCAGGAATTTACAACTCCTGTTTTAATTCAAGCAGCTTGCATTGGGACATAAAatctaggtattttttaaaagtgtagttTTATGGTAAGTAACTGAAGAAAAACTGTCCTCTCCTACAAactattctttcctcttctttcacaGCCTCCTCCTTTCTCACACATGcgtgtacacatgcacacacacacacacacaccttggcaCTCAAGAACTGAAGTTACTAAATCCCTTTTTTATGACATTGTAATTTTTTGGCAAGTGTAAACTCCTTTCATATTCTgccacattcatttatttgaagcTTGTGGGAGTCTTACAGCAAAAACCTTAAATTATTtctgaggctttaaaaaaaaagaaaaagaaatgctctcTAGCCCGACCTTCACTAAGAAATTTCAACAGAGAGAGGAGAGTCTCCCTTCCTCTTAGCACAACAACAAATGATCGCTCACAGCGAGAGAGAGCTGGTAAGGAGCCTTTCACCTAAGAGAGAGCCACTCTCGACAGGACGGATATAATCGACTGCTAATGTACGTGTGTGGTCTTACAACCCACTCTCAGTGCGAATggcctacattttttaaaaaggaaaaatgatcacAATCAGAAACAGGTATCTTAAATAATTATGTAGAAGGATAAGTATGACCAACAAGGTCAATCAGGGTGTCAGGTAATGGTGGCAGACCCCTGGGAGGTGGAAATCAGGAAGATGACCCTTTCAGAGTGTTGCTATCGTGAAACATACTGCCTGTGCACTCAGTATGTACATTCTGTTCTAAGTGCAATTTTTGCCTGAATTTTCAAGATAATGCCGGCAAGAGAAACAGCTTGTTCCTTTCCAGGGAAGGTAAGAATAAGGAGTGTGTAGGAAGCATGTTTGTGCAATGGAAGGTATGTATCGATAAGAGATTTAATGTAACTCTCATCAATAGAAATGTGTAAGAATCTCTTTGTCATTCATCCACCATTAAGCTGCGTTGTCTATTTGGTACTCAGTCTGGAAGACGGTGGAAGTGACTGGTGTAGTTCTTGGAGTGGAGGAGTGAAAGGTCAGCAGAGGCTTAAATGAGCTTGTCTTACATCCAGCTGGGCCAGCAGGAGATCATTAGGAAGATCCGAGGCTCACTTTAGGCTTGTCAGAGTCTCTCCCCATGATACAAGGAGACCGTTTTGCTCATTGCTCTTCTCCCACTATATAAAAAGAACCCGAGAGACAGGATTGACACCAAAGTTTATCTTACTACCAAAGTTTCGCTTGAGGAGGGCACAACTAGCAATTACTCAGAAGGGGGATTTATTTTGTTTGCCTTTGATGGAAAGTAATGGAGATAAGTACAAAAGACCTATTGATCTGCTGGCTTCTATTGTGAAACCAAATAGAGTAAAGGAGGCGAAATCTCTTCCTTAACATTTAAGTGTCGGAGGACCTGCACAACTTCACTTTATAAAAGATTTTTGGAAAAGCAGAGTTTCAATTTGATTTGCAAACATACAGGAAgtgaaatgctttaaaatgttctcttcttGTACTTGAAGAAAATTAACACAGTGTATTTGACAGCTAATTATATGAAGGCAAATATACTAATAGTTATCTCGAACTGGTGCTAAGTGCCTCATTTCTTGAAGGTAGTGAAATCATGTGCATTTATTGAAAATCTCTCTTTAGAAAAGTTCTTTCTAAGTTTCCAAACATAGAGAATGATGGAAAAAATGGATGTTGCTGCTGAGAAGGTGATAACAGGAGGCAGGTAGCATGTTTTCGCATCTTCACCTCTGTTGTTAATGTATGCGGTGGCTCATCAGAGGTAGCTCATGTTAATTTATTCCTGCACACCTGTACAGGGCTGGAAGTCAGGTAATCAGACAGGCAAAAACTATCCATCTCTGCTTTTTAGCTACAGCTACCCAGAGGCCTATATAGGAACAAATTTAGTTCTGGAGACATCAGCAGGTTTTAATAAACCAAATACAGATGTCTTCCTCCATACAAATCAAGAAGTTTACATGTTTAAATCTGGACTGATTTAACTAGCAATCAAAGAGAAGGTTCACACTTGGCACCAATGGTTgcctcatatttatttataaatcaccctaagcaaatattattttgtttttaaatttattcatggGGCTGAATCATCTTTCCTACACCTTGAAGATTAAGCATACATGCTTACCtttctaataaaatttaagaCAAACTCTGGCAATCAGCAGCCACTATTCTCAGAAGGGAGGAACAAAGATGGTGAAGATCACgtgagatgcaaaaaaaaaagggatacaCAGTTCTTTCTAGGCAGATTACCTCGTTTCTGTGTGCAAAGTCTTCATTTTAGTTGAGGGAGTTTTAAAATTGCCAATCACTAAAACAGATATAAATAGATTTTAACGTATCAGCAAATGATAAGAAATTCTAGGGAAGAGGACTGAAGGGCATttatttgctgttgttgttgttgttttaataaaaacCAAGTGTAACTTATAAATGGGCTTCCCTTATACACAGGTGATCCATGGCCATTCAGCCCAGGGATCAAAATTCAAGACAGATGATGAGAAATGACCAAAGGTAAACCAGGCCCAGCTAATTCTGACTATGACAAGTCTCCAAGAAAAGTTCCTTTATAAAGACTAGGTTCTAAGCCAGTTacaatttcttctttcctgggaGTTTTTCATGCGCATACTTCAGAACAAAACGGAGGGCCAGCTTCCTGATCTTTGAAAGAACAGTATCTTAGTAGCAGAAAAGTTAAGAGATAAacaagcaggaaggaagggtgtTTAGGGGAGTGTCAGGTCTAACACTATATTACATTATCAGTTTATACATAAACACTTCAGTAATCACCTTATCGTGCCATAGTTcttcacagagaaaataatttacatttcatttctataattcagaataaaaattattcCTAAAGCCACCTAGTGACTGGATGAACTGATCTTTGTGTATACTGTTCTCCGTCATTAGTGTGGAATGGTCCTCTTTGCTTCTGAATTTATTACACTCACACTCAGTCACAACTGTATAAAAAAAGGACACTTTCGACACTGTGCTTAGAACCCTCAGCCCTAACAAACCATGCACGTTATCACCCCCCGAGCGCTTCTCCCTTTGTAGGATTTTAGACAAAGAACGTTCTTGCTTATCAAAATCTTCAACTTGATCTTATAAAATCTAGGAAGACCATAAGCAAAGACCTGGAAATCTCTAACTGCCAAACATAAAACACAGTATTTAACATCTTTCTCCTCGTATCTTACTAACATGCCTATTTGGAAACCAAAAACGCAATTCCCTTgtgtacagccattttggaaaaagtCCAAGAAGACCTGGGTATCACTTCTGTAAGGTGTGTGTGTAAGACTGAAGACAGGAGGACTGCTTTTATAAACAGAAGGAAGAGGGTTATTCTGTTAGTTTTATCATACATATCCTGTAGCCCTGCACACTTCAGCCCCCACTCAAAATCCCCTCTAATGCTTTATTTGCACAAGGAAGACATTGTGGAGTCAAGGATGGATGAATCAAGActctggggaaaggagagaaataggCCTGAGGACAGCAGGATTAAAGCAAAGAAGCGTTTCTGTTTGGGAAGGTCTGCTGGCTCAGAGAAAGGTAAGAAAATCTGCCTTAGCTTCATCGtgaattgaaggaaaaaaaagcaggacccagATTCCTGGGGCTCTTGTGACTAATATGGCAAAAGTGAAGACAAAGGGGGAAGGTAAGTCCAAGTGGTAGATCCGAGATGTAGTCCAAGAGGCTCTGTTAAACAGGAGATTAAGTTACAAGTCAACATTAGTGGAAGAAGTGATAAGAACTGGCTGAAATGGGAGTATGGTTATGTCTGAGTTCACGCTGTGGAGATGCAGGAAGAGGCAGGTACCCTGATGGCATCACTGTTTCTGGTTACGCGGTGGTAGCTATGCTTGCAACATATGTTAATTCGAGTCATAGACTCAACAAGGATGAACACttgttttaaggaaaagaatgtCAAGAAGTATCATAGTTTTTGTGAAGTTTTTAACTTGGGATAAAATGTGAGTATTCTTGAAAAGCAAAACTTCAAGCGAGAATCAAAAAACTTTCTTTGCACAGTATGTTttttcaatttgcttttcttcatttatcatGTGTTACACAACTCCAGAATTATAAAGATTAGCTGTGATGTGAGATTTCACCCAAACGAAACGTATCACCTGTCTTCTGAGGTTTGCAGTCTCCTGTATGGCTGAACACACATGGGAGAGTATCTGTACTCTGCTTCCCTAGAATATCCCAGGTATTCTAGACACTTATTCTAAATTTCCATATGGCTAGTCATCCGCCAAGCTCCTAATCCTTAGAATAAAAATGGAGATTGAAATATTCTCCTgctattaataaatgtttttccttAGACAAACCACCCTTTCAACAGCACCTACTTATGCATTTGGACATAAGAACACAAGTGCTTGTGTTTTCTACTGGTTTGACATAAATGAAAGCACCACGCTTCGGGTATTGTAGCCTTTTGGTCCCAGAGCCATTTATGCCAGTGTTATGACTTACAGTATTTTCAGCAAACCAACTAAAACTGTGATAGGAATTCATGCAAATAAGCTTAAATTTTGGCTTGTCTTCAAACACTccatttccataaatattttatgcaGGTTTTCAtgagtcttttatttttgttaaaaaaaaaaatccaatgcaTTAACCTCATTATCACAAGTGcactatttcaaatataaaagaatgaatattacTCACAAACTTGGGGGTAGGAGGTTGTGTATagtgttatattttattattcaaattGTAGCTATCTTATCTACTGTGTTCTGGTACTGTCAACGATAACGAGAACCTGAAAAGGACTTTGTGATTGTAAACCGTTTTTACAGAACAAGGTAAatggaagtgggggagaggggtggggaaggggaaatcTTAAAGAGCTTAGATTTCTCTTCAAAGCATGTTTTGAGTTGCATAAAGAGAGCCACTTGTTTTTCTCAGAAACGTTGCTTTTAATGGACTGGGCCCCTTGGATTTCAGTactatggaaaatatttaacttttatttttaaaaagatgtatcttttaaatatgaagacaaaaCCGAGTATTTTAGAAGCAGGTCACTACTTTTCAGTggtacttttattttatgttactttGTCAAAGAATTCTACCCAATTGATAAGCGTGAGAATTTGGGGGGTGGCTATTTGGAAACTTTCCAGTTAATTTTGTGTCTTCTACTATATTGATTTCTACCATGTAATGACATtttgtctaaaaatatttttaaaagacagcatAAAACCAAAAAGCCACAGCGGACGTAAGAGGAAGAATTAACTGGTGTGTGactctggggtggggtggtgtATTATGTAAATGATCTGCTTGCAAGCTTATCTCCTCAAGTGTAGTATGACTGTGTTACCCCACCACTGACCACCTTGACACATtccatttatattacattttctttaggaTTGAAAAAGAACATTGGAGGTTTAAGACCAGCTGCTTCTGTTTAAACCCAACTGTTTCAGAGCTGTAGCCACATAGCTAAGGTCTGATGTCATCTCAAGGCTGGACATAATATATTCTAACTGATCCTAAAAGTATATGCATGCCTCCCCTTCCGTGCATAATTCCCACGACAGACTGTATTTCAGAGATGTGCTCAAAGACACTGTGAAGTTAAAATACAGAAACCCATACCACCATACCATTTCCccacattaaataattattttagtcccattttcttctgatattttcaTGACTCTTAAAAGAATTCAAGGACACACTGAATACTCATGTAAGAATGATAACATTTCTGGTTATACCTACGGAGATGCAGGCTGTCTCGATGTCCTGGACCTATGGTTCTTTCCATCCGTAAATTTCTGTTTCTATATTggataaatatgtgtgtatgaagataatatattgatttaattaaaaagcCACAAGGCAAAGCAGAAATATATATAACAGAAGCTGCGGCTTCTAAGTGAAGCTTCATGAGGAAGCAGGGAACTGTGTACATAGTTAACTTATTCACACCTAGATGCATgggaaaacacacatacacacatacacagagcaCAGAGAAAAATGGCGTGCATTACAGGGTAAGATGGCGTATGATTCTGCATGCTTAATCATAACAAGCACCAACTGCAACAATCCTTCATGAGCATGGCAGCTTGGTTATCTCATGGTCACTGTGGACAATCTTTACAGTGCATCAAAAACATCtaagttggatttttttaatgctgagtCCAACATGACTggcaccctccacccccagcaggAGCAGCCAATGGAGATTTACTGACCTGTCTCTGCTTCGGCGAGAGGGGAAGGCAGCATTGCAGCCAGCCACCGTGCAGACATGCATCTCTTTTAAGTGAACATTCCTGTAGTGGAGCTTCACACTGTAGGAGCTTTTGAAACTCTTCTTGCACACGTAACAGATTTTGGGGTCTGGGCTAGAACACAGGTCACCTTCTGGGGAGAACTTTTGAGGGCTGCCATAATTCAGAGACGATGTAAAACTTTCATGCAGGGCTGCCATGCTGGCCCCCCCACCATTGTACAGTCCATACTGGCTCATGTAAAACATGTCGTAAGTGGGATCTGTGAATTCTTCCTTCACCTTGATGACATCCTGGTGAGAGGGCTCACTGTGGTTCTCATCAGGCCTCTCACTGCTCATCAGGACTTTTTCACTCACTTCACTGTGAATGTGCTCATCCCCTTCCATGGACTCCTCGCCTAGTTTGGGCTCTGAAGACTCAGACTCATTCTCATAGTCCCGCTCAGGTTCTTGGTCCTCGGAAGTCATGCTGTCAGCCCTTCTTATTTCAGTCCTTGAAATGCACCGGGTCCTGCTATGTTTAGAAAAGTCCTTCACAGACATGCCTGGACTCATCTCCTCTTGGGAGTGGCAGTGATTGTCATGGCTCACATCGTTGACCACAGCTCCACCATCGTTGGggtcatcatcttcatcatcaaaCTCATCAGCGGTATCAATGATTTCCTTCTCAATCTTCACAGGCATGCTGGACTTCCTGGGCTTCTTCTTGGGTGCCAGGTCGGCACTGGGCTCATGAGTGGCCATCATCACTACTGgtgctgtgggctcagagggTGGTGGGGGGTGCTGCTCTATGGTACCACTGGCTGGAATGATGGGACTGGTCGGGAGGGAGGTTGGAGGACTCACCATTTCCCCCGGAGTGAGTAAACTTCTATAAAATGGAGGAACTGGCTGTACAGTCTTTAGCCCAGAAAACACCAGCTGGCTAGGCAGAGGATTCTGTAAGACAGGGTCTAGTGGGGGAGTGGTAAAACCCATTGGGGGCCGGCCAGGGCTTGTGAGTGTGAGACTTGATTTTGTACTTGCTATGACAGGGGTGGCAGCTCCTGATGTGGCCCGAATTAAATCTTTGTCTCGGTTATTTCGTAGCATGGGCATGTGAAGGCGAGGATTAGGGTTTGCACTGTGGCGATTCCGGCTTCGGAGGGAACTAAAGACCATGTTGCAACCTTCGATGGTGCATCGGTGTTTGATCTTCAGGTGGACAGCATTATAATGAATTTTGAGAGTACCTTTGTCATAGAACGTCTTCCCACATGCGTTACAGAACACTCTTCCTTTCCTAGAGGCTGACCCCATCCTTCTCATCCGGTGAATCCGGAATGAGctttttgggtgttcagttttGGTCAGATCACTGACTGGGGCAGAATTCTGAATGGGGGATACGCAGGCTGGCTCGGTTTTGGGCTCCACATTAGTAATGCTGGTCAGGGCATTTCTATTGGGTGTCTGATCATTCTTATAAGGTGTGGGAGATACTTCAGATTCACTGCTCTCATTGTATTCATTCTGGGTTGAAAGGCTTGGTTCCCGCAGCCTCAGTCCTGGTTGCTCTAACAGTAACCCGTTTGGAGGCAATCCTAGGAGTGGGGCTGAGACTGGGTTTATGTACTGGAATGGAAGCAGAAATGCAAGGCTGTTGGGGATGTTTTCGAAGTGATGAATGCTGGAAGGGTTGCTGTTCTCTAGGTGAGCAAGAAGGCTGGGACTCCTGGTGCGATTATTGCTCTCAATGAAAGTCCTTATGTCTGAGTCTGTCTTTGAAGATGGTACAGCTACGGCCTGCCCTTCTTTCTCCTGAATTGCCATCAGCTCCACGATGGACTTGGTTTCTCCAAACCGCAGAAACTGCTGAAGGGTGATGATTTCCTCTTCTCGAGACATGATGGCCCAGCGGTCCAGTACCTTGCCGGCAGCATCctagaggccacatcaaagaaacaacaaagataaacacaaaaactTATTGATTGTGCATAATTATTCAATGCAACTGAAGGTGCTCTGCCTGATCATGAAATAGAGAGTGACAGCAGAAAACACACAAGCACTGTTCATAAAATCAACCCACAAAGCAAACTTTTCTGTCATGCAATTGCAGTAATTAGAGTCACAGTTAGAGAAACAGATTTGAGTTTAATGTCATAGCAAACAACATGTAGACCACTGGGGCTCTGTGATCTAACATGCCTTCGCTACTGCTACTTTAACAACAATGGTCTATATGGAATGCAACTATTTAGCACATATTAGTATAAGATGTGAACTCTCGCTGTGCAACCcagggaaaatgcaaaaaaatggtACCTGAATCCGTATTAAATAGTGACACCATAGGAAGGGATTAAGTACATTTTGTGAAATTTACCTCTTTGACACAAGCAGACACGATACTGGCTTCAATGATGAAAATTCCTTTAAATGGGAGCTATTATATAACTTTCTGAATCAAAACGATGAAAAAAGGAGCTTTGCAGTCTGTGGCCCCATTACTGaactgtatttttctctctttaatggCTGTATTTTAGTGTCATTTACTAATGGACACTCTCATAAGGTAGAGTTAAGGAAAAACAGTGattgttgtttttctgaaaattgaTTGTAATCCTATGATTCAAAGTTTGAGTTAGACTTTAAgtatttgactttttattatCTTGTTATAAGTGACGGTTATAGATATTTAGAAAGTAAACATGTGATGGATTTAGATAgaataaatgtgtaaaaatattgTCTCTTAACATCCTCCTCTGATAGCAAAGGGAGCCCACAGAGAATACACATCAGTAATCACCAGACTATGTGTtgttaaatatacattaaaaagcatttcacaCTTTCATTTTTGCTAGTAACTATGAGATTTGCCTGGAGGTAGGACTTAAAAATCCTGCAATGTAATGTCAGGCAATCCATTTCAGCATGGGCTGGGAGAAATGTATTCAAACACTTAAATCATGACTCCATCATTTTCTAGGGCACATTCTTCCTAACCAGGACAGGACACTTCCACAACCTCTGTGAATAATACTTGCCCCAACCTGCCTATcaatttaagaaaacataaaaatcttcttaaaaaacaaaattagatacttattaattacaaagagaaaaaccataaCATTATAATGGAGAAACCtagcagacaccaccttaaccaagtaaCCAAAGTCAACATCACCCGTGTTAAGTATCATCGTGTGCCTCCTGATATATACTGAGAAGGGCACATCATCTTTTTCTTGCCAAAAAATGTATAACCTCAATCTAAATCATGAGAAGATATCAGATAAACCAAAATTGAAGGGCATTCTACAAAACAGTGGCTAGTACTCTTCAAAGTGTAAACGTcagtaaagattttaaaaaaggaccaAAGAATGGTTACAGTTCAGAGGGGACCAAGAAAACAGGACAGATAAATGTAATGTGAGAGTCTAGAGATACCATCCCAAAAAAAAGACCCTTAGTGGGAAAACTGGCAAAATTTGAATAAAGTCTCTAGATCAGTTAATAGTATGGTACCAACCTTAATTTCTTAGTTTCATCAACTGTGCTGTGTTTACAAAGAACGCATCGTGAGGGGAAGCAGGATAAAGGGAACTATGCTACTTTTGCGATGGAATATTCTGTCTCATAGACTGTTCCATTCAGCCCGGTGATATAAAATTCTCTCTGGAACACAACTGTATGGTCTGAACCATGACAACTGGTAAGGAGATacttatcatttatttaaattactttacaAAAAAGAAGCTCTAATAGTTACGTGCCATTCCTCCTAAGGCTCACTCCAGCATTCTATTATTTTACACAAAGTATACGTGTGGGTATGTGCATGTGGGTGTCCATTCCTACGAAAAGGGTCCCTCTTTCATCTTGTAGATAACATGAGCCTTCAGATCAAACATCCTCATGCAGCTATCTGCTCAAAATACTTACATAATGATATGTATATATGGAGACTCTGGGTAATCCTGGAGTCCTGCAAcagccagtttttaaaaagaatcactcAAAGCAATCGGTATCccttacatcctttttttttttttttttttggaatagggCAAAGCTAGGGGTAGTGTTGGTGTTATAggtaaatagagaaataaattgtGATTTTGTATAGATTATCTCATTTGAACCTCATAATAGCTTCCAGAGCTCAGCAAATGTGTAACAGATGAGGGGCCAGGAGTGAAGGAAAGGGGGATGGTTGGCTGAGGTTGTCAAGATGCTAACTTGGGGTCTCGGACTCGAATCCAAAAATTTTGACTCTAAGTTCGTGGAGTGTAACGGCTGTCATCCATAATGCCATTTCCCAGGTGGGCACATTGAGTCTGTGACAATAAGGAATAGGACTTCTCCTGAATAAGGCTGGTCTCTGGAGCACTGCAATGTCCTttacactgtttttcttttaccATCAAATCCACTCTCTTAATTGTTTTTATGGAAGCTTTTACTGTGGATCGTTTCTCAGGCTGCAACGCGACCTGAGCAGCACAGTCGTTCCTTCCCAGGTAGCCTGCACCTAAGTCTGCATGTCGATAATGTACTTACACAGCTGGCGGCCTCTGGTATTAAAACAGCCCTCAGAAACCATAGCAACTGATCAAACCCACCTGAGGCATCTCCTTTCCATCCCCCTCCTATCTTGTCTCCCCCAACAGAATGCAGCAGTCCCATatggtttctcttttctcctggccCGCCACAGCGCCTGCCGCTCTTTCTAAAACCACTGCCTTTCAGACCTCTTTTAGTCTTGAGTAGCTGTCTCCACTAAAATGGAACTGTTACGTTAAACCACTTACTTCTGGTGGAAGAGGTCTAGGTAAGCAAGATTTAGAACTTTGCTGGTAGCCTGAATCATAAAAGAGAAGCCTCATTTATAGTGGTAACAGAAACAGCAATTTATAGTTACATAGAAGGACAATGTAACATCTTTGCAAATAAATGTGCTTGGGAAACAGGACAAACATCCACATTACCCACTCAGACTGGGGTTCCCCTGACAGGGCACCTTCTGCATCTGGGTAATATTAAGCATCACAGAGTTATTTCCAAAGAAGCCACCATTCATATTTGATCAAGGGCATCTAGTATCATCATGCTCATAAACATAGCAactgcagaaagaaagaagttgacTTTCTTCTATAACATCACCGGTCTGCAAGCACAATGCTAGGAATGGCTATCGGTTAGCACATCCTTGGATGAACTGGCTGAATGGGATTTGGAAGTcaccaaagaggaaaaaggaaggccCGGGGTTCTTTTTTCCTGAAGATCTCAGCGACAGAGATAAGCACGCTCGGGTGCAGTGATTCTCAAAACAGTGGCTTGGGACTCCTGTGGTAAGGCAAGAATTTCCATGAGTGGTCTACATGCTATTGAAAAAGGACcactgtcaatttttttttttttaaaccagtctACAAATAATTGAGAACAATCATTTAAAAGACTTCGAGACAATGTGACAACTGCTGCAGCAACAAAAAGtgtgatgattttttattaatttccttttattttatttaagtattgGCTCAAAactgatggggggtgggggagggggaactggTCCTTCCTCACAGATAATTCAAGAAGTACAAGATCTAAAATCTCGGCCCCCATGCCGTGTCAAATAAACTGTACCAGAGTGAGTAAAAGCTGTAAAAAGAGTTAGGCATTTTCACAGAataaacattaataaaacaaaaattcagtcTGGTAGACCAGTATGAATGTCCTGACTGTTGACCAACCCATACTGGGACATGGGTCTTGTGCAGGAATAATAAATCACAGCAGAGTGTGTAACTGGACTCTGTTCCTTCCCATTCCATTTTGCAGTCTGTAAGTCAGTTCCTTGAGGCCTTCCCATTTGTAACCAGAGTTCAGTGACCTTTAAACCTTTACATTGGAAATTGTTATttacaaaatgaggataataagatTTACTCTGTTAAGTGAAATGTAAGGTATTAGTAT encodes the following:
- the BNC2 gene encoding zinc finger protein basonuclin-2 isoform X20 — its product is MGQTCLRLAIRCTLVNCTCECFQPGKINLRTCDQCKHGWVAHALDKLSTQHLYHPTQVEIVQSNVVFDISSLMLYGTQAVPVRLKILLDRLFSVLKQEEVLHILHGLGWTLRDYVRGYILQDAAGKVLDRWAIMSREEEIITLQQFLRFGETKSIVELMAIQEKEGQAVAVPSSKTDSDIRTFIESNNRTRSPSLLAHLENSNPSSIHHFENIPNSLAFLLPFQYINPVSAPLLGLPPNGLLLEQPGLRLREPSLSTQNEYNESSESEVSPTPYKNDQTPNRNALTSITNVEPKTEPACVSPIQNSAPVSDLTKTEHPKSSFRIHRMRRMGSASRKGRVFCNACGKTFYDKGTLKIHYNAVHLKIKHRCTIEGCNMVFSSLRSRNRHSANPNPRLHMPMLRNNRDKDLIRATSGAATPVIASTKSSLTLTSPGRPPMGFTTPPLDPVLQNPLPSQLVFSGLKTVQPVPPFYRSLLTPGEMVSPPTSLPTSPIIPASGTIEQHPPPPSEPTAPVVMMATHEPSADLAPKKKPRKSSMPVKIEKEIIDTADEFDDEDDDPNDGGAVVNDVSHDNHCHSQEEMSPGMSVKDFSKHSRTRCISRTEIRRADSMTSEDQEPERDYENESESSEPKLGEESMEGDEHIHSEVSEKVLMSSERPDENHSEPSHQDVIKVKEEFTDPTYDMFYMSQYGLYNGGGASMAALHESFTSSLNYGSPQKFSPEGDLCSSPDPKICYVCKKSFKSSYSVKLHYRNVHLKEMHVCTVAGCNAAFPSRRSRDRNRNLRMERTIGPGHRDSLHLRRHSANINLHRKLLTKELDDMGLDSAQPSLSKDLRDEFLMKIYGAQHPLGLDVGEDASSPAGTEDSHLNGYGRGMAEDYMVLDLSTTSSLQSSSSIHSSRESDAGSDEGILLDDIDGASDSGESAHKAEAPALPGSLGAEVPGSLMFNSLSGSNGGIMCNICHKMYSNKGTLRVHYKTVHLREMHKCKVPGCNMMFSSVRSRNRHSQNPNLHKNIPFASVD
- the BNC2 gene encoding zinc finger protein basonuclin-2 isoform X7, with protein sequence MGQTCLRLSEEAEVDVRERETQRDREPKRARDLTLRDSCTDNSMQFGTRTTTAEPGFMGTWQNADTNLLFRMSQQVPVACAGRVLGADFCPNLEEPDQRLEVQAIRCTLVNCTCECFQPGKINLRTCDQCKHGWVAHALDKLSTQHLYHPTQVEIVQSNVVFDISSLMLYGTQAVPVRLKILLDRLFSVLKQEEVLHILHGLGWTLRDYVRGYILQDAAGKVLDRWAIMSREEEIITLQQFLRFGETKSIVELMAIQEKEGQAVAVPSSKTDSDIRTFIESNNRTRSPSLLAHLENSNPSSIHHFENIPNSLAFLLPFQYINPVSAPLLGLPPNGLLLEQPGLRLREPSLSTQNEYNESSESEVSPTPYKNDQTPNRNALTSITNVEPKTEPACVSPIQNSAPVSDLTKTEHPKSSFRIHRMRRMGSASRKGRVFCNACGKTFYDKGTLKIHYNAVHLKIKHRCTIEGCNMVFSSLRSRNRHSANPNPRLHMPMLRNNRDKDLIRATSGAATPVIASTKSSLTLTSPGRPPMGFTTPPLDPVLQNPLPSQLVFSGLKTVQPVPPFYRSLLTPGEMVSPPTSLPTSPIIPASGTIEQHPPPPSEPTAPVVMMATHEPSADLAPKKKPRKSSMPVKIEKEIIDTADEFDDEDDDPNDGGAVVNDVSHDNHCHSQEEMSPGMSVKDFSKHSRTRCISRTEIRRADSMTSEDQEPERDYENESESSEPKLGEESMEGDEHIHSEVSEKVLMSSERPDENHSEPSHQDVIKVKEEFTDPTYDMFYMSQYGLYNGGGASMAALHESFTSSLNYGSPQKFSPEGDLCSSPDPKICYVCKKSFKSSYSVKLHYRNVHLKEMHVCTVAGCNAAFPSRRSRDRNRNLRMERTIGPGHRDSLHLRRHSANINLHRKLLTKELDDMGLDSAQPSLSKDLRDEFLMKIYGAQHPLGLDVGEDASSPAGTEDSHLNGYGRGMAEDYMVLDLSTTSSLQSSSSIHSSRESDAGSDEGILLDDIDGASDSGESAHKAEAPALPGSLGAEVPGSLMFNSLSGSNGGIMCNICHKMYSNKGTLRVHYKTVHLREMHKCKVPGCNMMFSSVRSRNRHSQNPNLHKNIPFASVD